GCGGACCCTTGCGAGTGCGTGCATTGGTACGAGTGCGCTGACCACGCATTGGCAGACCGCGGCGATGGCGGAAGCCACGATAGCAGCCGATGTCCATCAAACGCTTGATGTTCATCGTGGTTTCGCGGCGCAGGTCACCTTCAATGGTGAACTGCTCGATTTGC
Above is a window of Neosynechococcus sphagnicola sy1 DNA encoding:
- the rpsM gene encoding 30S ribosomal protein S13; the protein is QIEQFTIEGDLRRETTMNIKRLMDIGCYRGFRHRRGLPMRGQRTRTNARTRKGPRKGAAALKK